Proteins found in one Streptococcus mitis genomic segment:
- a CDS encoding class I SAM-dependent methyltransferase, with protein sequence MSKMYYAENPDAAHDIHELRVELLGQKMTFLTDAGVFSKKMIDFGSQLLLKCLEVNQGETVLDVGCGYGPLGLSLAKAYGVQATMVDINNRALDLARQNAERNKVVATIFQSNIYEQVEGTFDHVISNPPIRAGKQVVHEIIEKSKDFLETGGDLTIVIQKKQGAPSAKSKMEDVFGNCEIVKKDKGYYILRSVKE encoded by the coding sequence ATGAGTAAAATGTATTATGCAGAAAATCCTGATGCTGCTCACGACATTCATGAGTTGAGAGTGGAATTGTTGGGACAAAAAATGACCTTTTTGACGGATGCGGGTGTTTTTAGCAAGAAAATGATTGACTTTGGCAGTCAACTATTGCTCAAGTGTCTTGAGGTCAACCAAGGAGAAACTGTCCTTGATGTAGGCTGTGGTTATGGACCTCTGGGCTTGTCCTTGGCTAAGGCTTATGGAGTTCAGGCGACCATGGTCGACATCAACAATCGTGCCTTGGATTTGGCACGACAAAATGCTGAACGAAATAAAGTAGTAGCGACGATTTTCCAGTCTAACATCTATGAACAAGTTGAAGGCACATTTGACCATGTCATTTCCAATCCTCCTATTCGTGCAGGCAAGCAAGTGGTTCATGAAATCATTGAGAAAAGTAAAGATTTTTTGGAAACTGGTGGAGATTTAACAATCGTTATCCAGAAAAAACAAGGGGCTCCAAGTGCCAAGTCCAAGATGGAAGATGTGTTTGGTAATTGTGAAATTGTCAAAAAAGATAAGGGATACTATATCCTTAGAAGTGTGAAAGAATGA